One Bacillus amyloliquefaciens DSM 7 = ATCC 23350 DNA window includes the following coding sequences:
- a CDS encoding spore germination protein: protein MYGSPIKINNLSGNGVVNVGGALTITPITASKTAFGSGGLNTGIVIQNNSVSQAEMIGQQFSDQNVVKSF from the coding sequence ATGTATGGTTCCCCTATTAAAATTAACAACTTATCAGGAAACGGAGTTGTCAATGTCGGCGGCGCGTTAACCATCACCCCTATCACCGCTTCAAAAACAGCGTTTGGATCCGGAGGCTTAAATACTGGAATCGTCATCCAAAACAACTCTGTAAGCCAGGCGGAAATGATTGGCCAACAATTTTCAGATCAGAATGTTGTGAAATCGTTTTAG
- a CDS encoding DUF2651 family protein → MLGIIGYFIFQKVWTMVVVVLILSLIFMFVVIGAEPTFLVWVFIMTGACLISGSITKTIMNFTKRKY, encoded by the coding sequence TTGCTGGGGATAATAGGGTATTTCATCTTTCAAAAAGTATGGACTATGGTTGTCGTCGTATTGATCCTGTCATTGATATTTATGTTTGTTGTAATAGGAGCAGAGCCAACATTTTTAGTTTGGGTGTTTATCATGACGGGAGCCTGCCTTATCTCCGGTTCAATCACTAAGACTATAATGAATTTTACAAAGCGAAAATATTAA
- a CDS encoding YiiX/YebB-like N1pC/P60 family cysteine hydrolase produces the protein MSRFCDIIHSIEKIKISRIIQKRCLQTLFSSYILEKKEKLFNSGKSAHAEGFPQLTNEKVQTEIQEMKDAGMTSEEVQKFYEMSKEEYAYVQEHAEDLYKDSQKEIKELKASGQIDEVLPKYEEPEYQHKNQIAAKALGTKGDVLTSYEINSGSWSIGVGHAAIVSTNKSKTVEAWAKSWSPINQDGVRRYNNNWGSKKKVYGLWVKKSNNNKYINAAKYAEKQADNKKKYNFNFFNKKTTAKFYCSQLAWRSWKNQGIDIDNVKWDTVVTPMELVKSNNTTIFYHKG, from the coding sequence ATGTCCCGATTTTGTGACATTATACACTCAATAGAAAAGATTAAAATATCCCGAATAATTCAAAAAAGGTGTTTACAAACCTTATTTAGTTCCTATATCTTAGAAAAGAAGGAAAAATTATTCAATAGTGGGAAAAGTGCACATGCTGAAGGATTTCCGCAACTTACTAATGAAAAAGTCCAAACGGAAATACAGGAAATGAAAGATGCCGGCATGACAAGTGAGGAAGTACAGAAATTCTATGAAATGAGTAAAGAAGAGTATGCGTATGTACAAGAACATGCGGAAGACTTGTATAAGGATTCCCAAAAAGAAATCAAAGAATTGAAAGCCTCTGGTCAAATTGATGAAGTTCTTCCTAAATACGAGGAGCCTGAATATCAGCACAAGAACCAAATCGCAGCAAAAGCGTTAGGTACAAAAGGTGATGTTCTTACAAGCTATGAAATTAATTCTGGAAGTTGGTCTATTGGTGTAGGACATGCTGCGATTGTTTCAACTAACAAATCAAAAACAGTTGAAGCATGGGCGAAAAGCTGGAGTCCTATAAACCAAGATGGAGTTCGCAGATATAATAATAACTGGGGAAGTAAAAAGAAAGTTTATGGTCTATGGGTTAAAAAGTCGAATAACAATAAGTATATAAATGCTGCAAAATATGCGGAAAAGCAAGCAGATAATAAAAAGAAATATAATTTCAACTTTTTTAATAAAAAGACAACTGCTAAATTTTATTGTTCTCAATTAGCTTGGCGTTCTTGGAAAAACCAAGGTATTGATATTGACAATGTCAAATGGGACACTGTTGTAACACCAATGGAGCTTGTAAAATCCAATAACACAACAATCTTTTATCACAAGGGTTAA
- a CDS encoding tetratricopeptide repeat protein, which translates to MIRQFSVPDAEILKAEVEQEIEEMEEDQDLLVFYSLMCFRHQLMLDSLEPEDRYRDRPTVDELLEKIEKPQKRLTGLLKYYSLFFRGMYEFDHKEYVEAIGYYRKAERELNAVSDEMEQAEFHYKIADAYYQIDQHFVSLNHLKKAKQLFEKSQLYKVKVIGCNMMVGANMYDMYRLTEAESYYREALSIVRGLEEEKVKRIIGVIFHNLGLVYLRGKNLIAAEENFKKAIDVKEHIDTVYGVRSLYMMANVLYQCGKVKEARFFYETALNRARTSNEEEYLAKLKIINSLYEEYNETAVKQSLGYLEEKRLWSDFAELTEKLGDFHFEKRNYVEGRNFLKKTIHAQTQILKVTEAI; encoded by the coding sequence ATGATTCGTCAGTTCAGTGTGCCTGATGCTGAGATTTTAAAGGCTGAAGTAGAACAGGAAATAGAGGAGATGGAAGAGGATCAGGATTTGCTTGTTTTTTATTCATTGATGTGCTTTCGTCACCAATTGATGTTAGATTCCTTGGAGCCGGAAGACAGATATAGAGATCGCCCCACAGTCGACGAACTGCTTGAGAAAATAGAAAAACCGCAAAAAAGACTTACAGGCCTCTTGAAATATTACTCATTATTTTTTCGTGGTATGTATGAGTTTGATCATAAAGAGTATGTTGAAGCGATAGGCTATTATCGCAAAGCAGAGAGAGAGTTGAATGCTGTATCAGATGAAATGGAGCAAGCTGAATTTCATTACAAAATAGCTGATGCCTATTATCAAATTGATCAGCACTTTGTTTCCCTCAATCATTTAAAAAAAGCCAAGCAATTGTTTGAAAAAAGTCAATTATACAAAGTGAAAGTGATTGGCTGTAATATGATGGTTGGTGCTAACATGTACGATATGTACAGGCTGACGGAGGCCGAATCATATTATCGGGAAGCATTAAGTATCGTCCGCGGCTTGGAAGAGGAAAAAGTGAAAAGAATTATAGGAGTGATCTTTCATAACTTAGGCTTAGTTTATTTAAGAGGGAAAAATTTGATTGCTGCTGAAGAGAATTTCAAAAAGGCAATAGACGTGAAAGAACATATTGATACAGTGTATGGGGTGAGATCATTATATATGATGGCAAATGTCCTGTACCAATGTGGTAAAGTCAAGGAAGCGCGTTTCTTTTATGAAACGGCTTTAAATCGTGCCCGGACTTCTAATGAAGAAGAATATTTGGCTAAATTAAAAATCATTAATTCATTATACGAGGAATATAATGAAACAGCAGTGAAACAAAGCTTAGGTTACTTAGAAGAGAAACGCCTTTGGTCTGATTTCGCAGAGCTAACTGAAAAATTAGGTGACTTTCATTTTGAGAAGAGGAACTATGTAGAGGGAAGAAACTTTTTAAAGAAAACCATACATGCCCAAACACAAATACTTAAGGTTACGGAGGCTATATAA